The window GCGGCGCGCCCAGCAGCGCAGCGTTGTTGACCTGTACCAGTTTGTTGAGCAGCGGCTGGATGCTGCCCTGATGGTCAAAGTTGTGATCGTGACTGTCGCCGCAGCCGCACGCGGCCTCATTTTCTGCGCTCGCCTGAGCGACTTTCGGGTCGGTCAGCATGCCCCAGGTGCAATCGTCGAGTTGCAGGTTGCGACAACCGGCGGCGTACAGCTCGCGGATAAAGGTCTGATAGGCGGCGGCGATGTCGGCCAGCAGCTCGGCTTCATCCGGGTAGATGCTTGCGGTGTGGGCTTTATTACACGGACGCTGCAGTTCTTTGAGAAACTGAGCCGGAGCCGGAATGGTCAGGCGCGGGGTGACGCCTGGCTTAGCCAGCGCCAGCAGAAACTTAAAGTGTTCGATGAACGGGTGATTGTGACCAGAGATTTTGCCGCTCAGACGGGTACTTTCAGCGCGGGTTTCGACCGCCGCAAACTGGTAGCCCTGTTCGATCTGCGCTTTTTCGACGCCATTCAGCCCCCACATGAAATCGAGATGCCACCAACTGCGGCGAAACTCGCCGTCGGTGATGACTTTGAGGCCGGCTTGTTGCTGCTTTTCCACCAGTTCCGTAATGGCGCGATCTTCAACCGCGGTCAGTTGCGTCTGGTCGATAGTACCGCTGGCGAAATCACGACGGGCCTGACGCAGGTATTCCGGGCGAAGGTAACTGCCGACAACGTCAGCACGAAAAGGAGGAAGTACAGTAGACATAGCAAGGCGCCTCTCAGGGAATCATTATTGGGTGTAGGGTTAAATTATCGGATGTCCGGACGGCTGTTAAGGGATGCTTTCTCATACTGATTATGAAATTAATTCACTATGGAGTGAAACGGGCATGCTGCGTCGGCAATGAGATGATTTTTTCACCGTGATTGATTTGTACTTGCCATAAATGCCTTGTAGATTAGGGCTCTGTTTGCCGCTTTGCTGGCATCAACCCTCTGCTGTTCCCGGACTGAACCGGGCCTAACCCGCTGTAAGGACACATCATGCTGGCTGCATTTATCGTTGCGATTCTCCCGGTGCTTATGATTGCGCTGCTGGGCGCTCTGCTGAGTAAAAAGACCGCTTATCTGGATGACCCCAATCTGCCGCGTCTGGTGGTGAATGTCGCCATGCCGTGCCTGCTGCTGCACTCGATGCTGGGCAGTCACATTGATTTTCTCGGTATGAGTAAACTGGTGCTGGGCGCCGTCTGTGCGCTGCTGGCGATGGTGGTGGTGACCTGGTTGGTGCTCAAAGCAACCGGCCAGAGTCCGCGTTTTTACCTGCCGGTGCTGGTGAACCCCAATACCGGTAACCTCGGGATCCCGATTGCTTATTCCCTGCTCGGTGAGCAGGGACTGGCCGGTGCGGTGATCATCTCGTCGATTATTGAAATCAGCCACTTTACTTTGGGGATGGGCATGATGTCCGGAACCTATTCGGCCCGTAAGCTGGTGGTTAACCCGCCGATGCTTGCGCTGCTGGTCAGTGCCGCGCTGCTTGGACTGAATGTGCCGATTCCGGAGTTTCTGCTGCGGGCGTTCGATATGATCGGCAGTATTACCGTGCCGGTCATGTTGCTGATGCT is drawn from Vibrio sp. CDRSL-10 TSBA and contains these coding sequences:
- a CDS encoding 5-methyltetrahydropteroyltriglutamate--homocysteine S-methyltransferase — protein: MSTVLPPFRADVVGSYLRPEYLRQARRDFASGTIDQTQLTAVEDRAITELVEKQQQAGLKVITDGEFRRSWWHLDFMWGLNGVEKAQIEQGYQFAAVETRAESTRLSGKISGHNHPFIEHFKFLLALAKPGVTPRLTIPAPAQFLKELQRPCNKAHTASIYPDEAELLADIAAAYQTFIRELYAAGCRNLQLDDCTWGMLTDPKVAQASAENEAACGCGDSHDHNFDHQGSIQPLLNKLVQVNNAALLGAPQDLVLTTHVCRGNYRSTWAATGGYAPVADVLLGESAVSAFYLEFDTDRAGDFAPLAKLAPNKQVVLGLVSSKEGELEPAQAIVARIKEAAQYVPLENLCLSTQCGFASTEEGNALSEAQQWAKIALVKQVADEVWG
- a CDS encoding AEC family transporter — protein: MLAAFIVAILPVLMIALLGALLSKKTAYLDDPNLPRLVVNVAMPCLLLHSMLGSHIDFLGMSKLVLGAVCALLAMVVVTWLVLKATGQSPRFYLPVLVNPNTGNLGIPIAYSLLGEQGLAGAVIISSIIEISHFTLGMGMMSGTYSARKLVVNPPMLALLVSAALLGLNVPIPEFLLRAFDMIGSITVPVMLLMLGRALAHMKVHEAPWFKLALMSVYRPLIGLLTAWGAALLFQLSPLHTANLMIACSMPVAVLNYLFATRFNGPVNDVAGLTFLTLPTALVALVVIKMWVIV